A genome region from Prionailurus bengalensis isolate Pbe53 chromosome B4, Fcat_Pben_1.1_paternal_pri, whole genome shotgun sequence includes the following:
- the GALNT4 gene encoding polypeptide N-acetylgalactosaminyltransferase 4 has protein sequence MRIRMAVRWTWAGKSCLLLALLTVAYILVELSVSTFHASSAAGLARERGPKQLSGPWEKAEELSRPLYEKPPADFHALGEWGKASKLQLSQDELKQQEELIERYAINIYLSDRISLHRHIEDKRMYECKSQKFNYRRLPTTSVIIAFYNEAWSTLLRTIHSVLETSPAVLLKEIILVDDLSDRVYLKTQLETYISNLDRVRLIRTNKREGLVRARLIGATFATGDVLTFLDCHCECNSGWLEPLLERIGKDETAIVCPVIDTIDWNTFEFYMQTGEPMIGGFDWRLTFQWHSVPKHERDRRKSRIDPIRSPTMAGGLFAVSKKYFQYLGTYDTGMEVWGGENLELSFRVWQCGGKLEIHPCSHVGHVFPKRAPYARPNFLQNTARAAEVWMDQYKEHFYNRNPPARKEAYGDISERKLLRERLKCKSFDWYLKNVFSNLHVPEDRPGWHGAIRSMGISSECLDYNSPDSNPTGANLSLFGCHGQGGNQFFEYTSNKEIRFNSVTELCAEVPEQKNYVGMQNCPKDGFPIPANIIWHFEEDGTIFHPRSGLCLSAFRTPEGRPDVQMRTCDALDKKQIWKFEK, from the coding sequence ATGAGGATCCGGATGGCTGTGAGGTGGACCTGGGCAGGCAAGAGCTGCCTGTTGCTGGCGCTTTTAACAGTGGCCTATATCCTGGTGGAACTCTCTGTCTCTACTTTCCATGCCTCCTCAGCAGCCGGCCTTGCCAGGGAGAGGGGGCCCAAACAGCTCTCAGGCCCctgggaaaaggcagaggagtTGTCTCGACCGCTTTATGAGAAGCCCCCTGCAGATTTCCACGCActtggggagtgggggaaagccAGCAAACTCCAGCTCAGCCAGGATGAACTAAAGCAGCAAGAAGAACTTATTGAGAGATATGCCATTAATATTTATCTCAGCGACAGGATTTCCCTGCACCGCCACATAGAGGATAAAAGAATGTATGAGTGTAAATCCCAGAAGTTTAATTATAGGAGACTTCCCACCACCTCTGTTATCATCGCTTTCTATAATGAAGCCTGGTCGACCTTGCTCCGCACCATCCACAGTGTTTTAGAAACTTCTCCTGCAGTCCTCTTGAAGGAAATCATCCTAGTGGATGACTTGAGTGACAGAGTTTATTTGAAGACACAGCTTGAAACTTACATCAGCAATCTCGATAGAGTCCGCTTGATTAGAACAAATAAGCGTGAGGGGCTGGTTCGAGCCCGCCTGATTGGGGCCACTTTTGCCACGGGGGATGTCCTCACTTTTCTGGATTGCCACTGTGAGTGTAATTCTGGTTGGTTAGAACCACTTTTGGAAAGAATTGGGAAAGATGAAACGGCAATTGTATGTCCTGTGATAGACACCATTGATTGGAATACTTTTGAGTTCTATATGCAGACGGGGGAGCCCATGATTGGTGGATTTGACTGGCGCTTAACCTTCCAGTGGCATTCAGTCCCCAAACATGAAAGGGACAGACGGAAATCGAGAATTGACCCAATCCGATCTCCCACCATGGCTGGAGGACTGTTTGCTGTCAGcaagaaatattttcagtacCTTGGAACATATGACACTGGAATGGAAGTGTGGGGGGGTGAGAACCTGGAGCTATCTTTTAGGGTGTGGCAGTGTGGAGGTAAACTGGAGATCCACCCGTGTTCCCACGTGGGCCACGTATTCCCCAAGCGGGCGCCATATGCTCGGCCCAATTTCCTACAGAATACTGCTCGGGCAGCGGAAGTGTGGATGGACCAGTACAAAGAGCATTTCTACAATCGAAACCCTCCAGCAAGGAAAGAAGCTTATGGTGATATATCTGAAAGAAAATTACTACGAGAACGGCTGAAGTGCAAGAGCTTTGACTGgtatttgaaaaatgtgttttctaatttACATGTTCCAGAGGATAGGCCAGGCTGGCACGGAGCTATTCGCAGTATGGGAATTTCTTCTGAATGTTTAGATTATAACTCTCCTGACAGTAACCCCACAGGTGCCAACCTTTCACTGTTCGGCTGCCACGGCCAAGGAGGCAATCAATTCTTTGAATACACTTCAAACAAGGAAATAAGGTTTAACTCTGTGACAGAGTTATGCGCAGAGGTTCCTGAGCAAAAAAATTATGTAGGAATGCAAAATTGTCCAAAAGATGGGTTCCCCATTCCAGCAAACATTATTTGGCATTTTGAAGAAGATGGAACCATTTTTCATCCCCGCTCGGGACTGTGCCTTAGTGCTTTTCGGACACCTGAGGGTCGCCCTGATGTTCAAATGAGAACTTGTGATGCTCTAGATAAAAAACAGATCTGGAAGTTTGAGAAATAG